From the Alteromonas sp. CI.11.F.A3 genome, the window TATGCTTTAGCATCTTGTTGACCGACGAGGGAACATCAACGATGTTGGTGTCTTTACTGCTAAGCATCGATAAAAAAATATCGCAGTTGGAAAGTGCAATCTGTTGGCGTTCGAAGAAAATCATCAATGGGTCAAAGATATCCTCGGTAAGTGGAATTGTTCCCACATAGCAATTTTTGTCTTCAACATAACGAGCAGATGAATTCGCCACTTCTCGTTCTAACGTGTGGGCTTGCAATTTGTTGAGCGATAGAAACCTAAAGCTAACCTCTACATTCATTTAAATTCCTGAAATTACCGTTGGCTTATAACATATAGTCAACTGACAGCGACGTTTGGCCTACTAAGGTGGAAAAACAAAGGTTACCTTCTGCCCTCTTAAATTAAAACAAAATTTCACACGGTGAATACGGCTTATCAGTCACTGTCTAGCATTAGTTGTAACAGGCTAAGCCTTTACACTCGCTAAATGGAAACATCGCTTTTTGTTGCAAATTTGTTTTACAAAGCGTGCTAGTCACTCCAAAATATGAACCTAATACGTGTACTTCCCAATACATAAAAACAACAACGACAAGAGCAAACTTATGTTTTCTACCAAACGCACCATTGTCGCAGCATTCGTTAGCATTACGCTGATAGGCTGCGGTGAAGCTACCACTAAGACTGAAACGATGCCTGCGGCACCGACCGCTAAAGAAGCGCAAGAATTCCTTATCAATGCGCAAAACGATATTAGTAAAATGCAAGTTCCAGCCGCTCATGCCGAGTGGAGTTATGCTACTAACATCAATTTTGATACCGCCGCAGTAAGTGCCTATTTCAATGAAGTACTGTCCACCAAAGTCGCGGTGTTAGCCAAAGAAGCGGCTAAATTTAACGATGTTGAAGTTGATGAGGATACCCGTCGTCAACTTAACCTGCTTAAAAACGGGCTGACCATGCCACCTCCGTCAGATCCGGCTAAAGCAGAACAACTTGCTAAAATTGGCTCTGAGCTAAGTGCAATGTATGGTTCCGGCCAGTACTGCATGGAAGATGGCACCTGTAAAAGCCTGGTAGAGATGAGCAGTGAAATGGCGACTATTCGCGATGCCGACACCTTACTAGAGTACTGGAAAGGCTGGCGAGAAGTGTCTGTGCCTATGAAGCCGCTGTATGAACAACAGGTAAATTTGGCTAACGAAGGCGCTGCTGAATTAGGCTTTCAAAATGTGAGCGAACTATGGCGCGGTAAATACGATATGCCAGCCGACGACTTCCCGAAAGAACTTGATAGGTTGTGGGGACAAGTTGCGCCTTTCTACGAATCGCTACACTGCCACGTTCGTGCTAAGTTAGGTGAGCATTATGGTGAAGAATTGGTTCCTCAAGACCAACCAATTCCAGCGCACTTGTTAGGCAATATGTGGGCGCAAACCTGGGGCAATGTTTACGATATCGTGAAGCCTGAACAAGAAATGTCAGTACCCGATGTTACTTCATCGCTCGTGGCTCAAGACTATGATGAAATAAAAATGGTGAAACAGGCTGAATCTTTCTTTTCTTCATTGGGCTTTGCGCCGCTGCCTGATACGTTTTGGGAACGTTCTATGTTCCAAAAACCTGAAGGCCGAGATGCGCAGTGTCACGCTTCAGCATGGGACTTAGACGACAAAGACGATTTACGTATAAAGATGTGTATTCAAAAAACGGGAGAAGAGTTTAACGTTATTCACCATGAACTGGGTCACAACTATTACCAACGTGCTTATAAAGACCAGCCTTTACTGTATCGCGGTTCAGCTAACGATGGCTTCCATGAAGCGATTGGCGACACCATTGCTCTTTCTATCACCCCTAAGTACCTTAAAGAAATTGGTTTGATTGACGAAATTCCAGATGCATCTAACGACATAGGCATGCTGATGCAGGTGGCACTAGATAAAATTGCCTTTATTCCATTTGGTTTGATGGTCGATCAATGGCGCTGGAAAGTGATGGCAGGTGAAGTATCACCTGACCAATACAATACACTTTGGTGGGAATTAAGAGAAAAATACCAAGGCGTAAAAGCACCGGTAGACAGACCTGCTGATGCATTCGACCCAGGCGCTAAATATCATGTTCCGGCTAACGTGCCCTACACTCGCTATTTCTTAGCGCATATTTTGCAATTCCAGTTCCATAAAGCCTTGTGTGACATTGCAGGTGACGAAGGCCCACTTAACCGCTGCTCTATTTATAACAGTGAAGAAGCAGGTACCGCGCTAAACGCCATGCTTGAAATGGGCGTAAGTGAACCTTGGCAAAATGCGTTAGAAACCCTTACTGGCTCACCTGAAATGGATGCAAGTACCATTGCTGACTACTTTGCACCGTTAAAAACGTGGTTAGATGAGCAAAATGCGACGCGTCAGTGTGGATGGTAATTTTTAAGCCAACTAAATGATTTAATAGTAGAACCTCGTTAATCGGGGTTCTTTTTTATCTGCATTAATCGTTGGCGCCTACAAAATTAATACTTATGTCCCATTTTTACTAGGCTAACCCTAGTATATCGTAGCGCTTGATCCCAATTCCCGAGCGTATTTATGACTTCTGTAGTGGTAAGATTTCTGGTTACCGCCACTATACTATTACCTATTGTTTTTTCTTTAGCGGCCACATCTCGTGCTGCTGACTTCCCCCTGCCTGTATTTAAAAGTTTTTCTATCGAAGAAGGCTTATCGCAAGTATCAGTTTTAGACATTGCAGAAGATAAAAACGGTTATATTTGGCTGGCAACGCAAGCGGGGATCGACCGGTTTGATGGAAACGAATTTAAGCACTTCGGTAAGTGGCAAGAGGTTGAGTCTGATGGGCTCTACACAGTAACGACTTTTCAAATTGAGTCTTCACTAGACAAAGAGTACTTATGGATTGGCACCATTGCTGGGGTTAGTAGATTTCATATCGAAACGGCAACCTTTGAACACTTTCCCATTTCTGTTTCTAGTCATATAAAAGCAGGCTTAATCAAACGCATAAAAATTGATAAGAGTGGTAACGTTTGGGTGATCAGTGGTCGCGCGCTTTATCGCTTTTCAACGTTACTGAACAAATTGGTTCAAGTTGCTGTTTTAGATAACGTGACCAGTACACTCACCGACATTGTTATTGATGGAAATAGTCACGTTTGGCTTAGCTCAACCTCGGGGTTATACAAGCTTAATTCCGCTTTCAATACCTTAGAACTTCAGCAACTGGCGGGTACAAACTTAACCTTGATGGCACTAGCTGCCGACGAAAGTTTGTGGATTGGCACTGGCTCTGATGGCCTGTGCCGTTACCCCTTGTTTGCTAGCAACGATTTTTCCGTGTCCACTTGCTTTGATGAAAGTAACGGCCTTTCATCTAATGATGTGTTAAGCGTGTTGTTTCAGCGCAACGACAATATTTGGATTGCCACCAGCGGCGGAGTAAACATTATTCGTGCTAAGGAAACATCAGAGATTGTGTCGTTATCAGTTGCTCAATCGAAACTCGCAAATAATTACATTACATCACTGTATCAAACAGAAGCTGGCGCCATTGTGGCGGGGTCGCGTGATAATGGGTTTTCTATTCACAACCCTGTACTGTCCAACTTTTCAACCAGCGCTGCTATTGGTAACAATATTTCTGGTATTGCTACCCATTCCGATAACGCCTTATGGCTTGCTACAGAACAGAACCTTTGGCATTACAATTATCAATCTGGCAAGGTTAGCGGCCCCTATACCTCGATGATTGAGTCTGAAGGTAAGTTATCTTCAAACAAGCTTTTAACGGTACATTACGAGAAGCAGTCAGACTCAGTTTGGCTATCTACTCGCGCGGGGCTAGCCAAATTAAATACTGCCAGTGAACAACTCGATTTGGTGGCATTGAAGGGCAAGGCTGGTTATACCCTCAACGTGGATGCCGATGGTGATGTTTGGTACGGCGGCTACAGCGATGGTGTTTTTGTGTATCGCCCTTCCGAAAACCGAGTTATTCGCCAATGGCCAATCTCACTTACCACTCGTATTGTGTTTGAAGATAACGAGAGTGCATGGCTGGCCAGCATATCGGGCCTGTATTTTGCCAACAAATTTACGGGTGAAATACGCAATGTAGGTGAAAATAACGCTAATTTCCCTAAAGACGCAGTAGTAACTTGGGTTTCTCGGTCTATACGTGGCGGCTATTGGATTGGCACCCAGGCAAACGGTATCTATTTTATGGCGGTTGAGGATAACGAGATTTTCTCCGTGTCATTTACCCAGATAGAAGCAGACAGTTACTTAAGTAACATCTCGATTGGCGCTATCATTGAAGATCAAGAAAACGAGCTATGGATATCCACAACGGTAGGCATCGCTCATATCGATTCTACCCTGTCATCCGTTTCATATTTTGGGGCACAAAATGGTGTTAGTGAAGCGGGCTACTACATAGGCGCCGCCGTGAAAACCGCTGGCGACACTATATTTATGGGTAGCCCACAGGGTCTCACTCGCTTCAAGCCCACTGATATTAAACAACAACCTTGGTCGCCTAAAGTTAATATATCGCATATTGAAATTATTAATGAGCACAGCAGTGGGTCAGAAAACCTCTATCCGAATACCAATATTGAAGAATTGGTACTTAGTTCAAACAATGTTTCTTTTTCTGTAGAATTTGCGGCGCTCGATTTTACCCGTGCTAACGAAGTAAGTTATGCCTACTTATTATCTGGGTTTGATAATAAGTGGCGCTTTACGGATCATCGCCGCCGCGCGGTTACCTATACCAATTTAGCCCCTG encodes:
- a CDS encoding M2 family metallopeptidase; amino-acid sequence: MFSTKRTIVAAFVSITLIGCGEATTKTETMPAAPTAKEAQEFLINAQNDISKMQVPAAHAEWSYATNINFDTAAVSAYFNEVLSTKVAVLAKEAAKFNDVEVDEDTRRQLNLLKNGLTMPPPSDPAKAEQLAKIGSELSAMYGSGQYCMEDGTCKSLVEMSSEMATIRDADTLLEYWKGWREVSVPMKPLYEQQVNLANEGAAELGFQNVSELWRGKYDMPADDFPKELDRLWGQVAPFYESLHCHVRAKLGEHYGEELVPQDQPIPAHLLGNMWAQTWGNVYDIVKPEQEMSVPDVTSSLVAQDYDEIKMVKQAESFFSSLGFAPLPDTFWERSMFQKPEGRDAQCHASAWDLDDKDDLRIKMCIQKTGEEFNVIHHELGHNYYQRAYKDQPLLYRGSANDGFHEAIGDTIALSITPKYLKEIGLIDEIPDASNDIGMLMQVALDKIAFIPFGLMVDQWRWKVMAGEVSPDQYNTLWWELREKYQGVKAPVDRPADAFDPGAKYHVPANVPYTRYFLAHILQFQFHKALCDIAGDEGPLNRCSIYNSEEAGTALNAMLEMGVSEPWQNALETLTGSPEMDASTIADYFAPLKTWLDEQNATRQCGW
- a CDS encoding diguanylate cyclase, whose product is MTSVVVRFLVTATILLPIVFSLAATSRAADFPLPVFKSFSIEEGLSQVSVLDIAEDKNGYIWLATQAGIDRFDGNEFKHFGKWQEVESDGLYTVTTFQIESSLDKEYLWIGTIAGVSRFHIETATFEHFPISVSSHIKAGLIKRIKIDKSGNVWVISGRALYRFSTLLNKLVQVAVLDNVTSTLTDIVIDGNSHVWLSSTSGLYKLNSAFNTLELQQLAGTNLTLMALAADESLWIGTGSDGLCRYPLFASNDFSVSTCFDESNGLSSNDVLSVLFQRNDNIWIATSGGVNIIRAKETSEIVSLSVAQSKLANNYITSLYQTEAGAIVAGSRDNGFSIHNPVLSNFSTSAAIGNNISGIATHSDNALWLATEQNLWHYNYQSGKVSGPYTSMIESEGKLSSNKLLTVHYEKQSDSVWLSTRAGLAKLNTASEQLDLVALKGKAGYTLNVDADGDVWYGGYSDGVFVYRPSENRVIRQWPISLTTRIVFEDNESAWLASISGLYFANKFTGEIRNVGENNANFPKDAVVTWVSRSIRGGYWIGTQANGIYFMAVEDNEIFSVSFTQIEADSYLSNISIGAIIEDQENELWISTTVGIAHIDSTLSSVSYFGAQNGVSEAGYYIGAAVKTAGDTIFMGSPQGLTRFKPTDIKQQPWSPKVNISHIEIINEHSSGSENLYPNTNIEELVLSSNNVSFSVEFAALDFTRANEVSYAYLLSGFDNKWRFTDHRRRAVTYTNLAPGNYTLTIRAMNKEKVWSPNEAALQISIVPPWWDKPVWRSAIFVSAFLLLTLLVWWRIQTLKNRSVALAKMVEEKTKDLEDVVEKLTQLSSQDSLTGLKNRRYFTSRAHEAWDSYERYAQAFSLLIVDIDWFKRINDTYGHHVGDLILVKIAELLRTNLRNSDVICRWGGEEFLILLPELNVHECYWVGEKLRKAVEKTSFHCEGHDVHVTITAGIADIRESDSVEQCIHAADKKLYKGKAEGRNAVVK